The Armatimonadia bacterium DNA window TGGCCGAGTTCATGGCAAAAGAGGCACAAACCCAGGACGACGATGATCGCCAGGCCCGAGTTTGCGAAGGACAGTATCTGATTCATGCCTAACCTCGCCCCAGGGCAGGGGCAGTGATCTCGTTTGGGAAGGGCTTAGGACGTGTTATCTACCTGACACCAGGTGTCAGGTTGTAAGAAGGCTCAAGACCTGGCCACGCGCCCAGCGATCGACGGTGGCGATGTCCTCCAGGCTGCGCGGGTTGAGGGGTTCATGAGCCCCCAGCACCCGTGCCACGAGCTCTGCAATCTCGGTGAACCGTATGCGCCCCTCCAAGAACAGCTCCACCGCCTGCTCATTCGCGGCGTTCAGGACACAGGGATAGCTCTGGTCCGCCTCCCCGGCCTCATAGGCCAGGCGCAGGAGTGGGAAGCGGTCGAAGTCCGGCTCGCCGAAGGTCAGCTTCCCGATCTGCGCGAGGTCAAGCTTCGGGTACTCATTGGGCCAACGCTCAGGCCAGGTGAGGGCGTACTGGATCGCAAAGCGCATGTCGGCCGGGCCGAGCTGGGCGATGGTCGAGCCGTCCACCAGTTCGATCATGGAGTGAAGGATGCTCTGGTGGTGGAGCAGCACCCGGATCTGCGAGAACTCCAGGCCGAACATCCAGCGCAACTCGAAGACCTCGAAGCCCTTGTTTGCGAGGGTGGCGCAGTCTACCGTGATCTTGCGTCCCATCCGCCAGGTCGGGTGGTTCAGCGCCATTTCGGGCGTGACCTCAGCCAGCTTCTCCCGCGGATAGTCCCGGAAGGCGCCGCCCGAGGCTGTGAGGAGGACCTGATGCAACTGCTCCCGCGGTCGCCCCTCGAGGCACTGGAACACCGCGGAGATCTCCGAGTCAATCGGCAGAAGCTTGCTGCCCGAGCGGGCTGCGGCTGTCGTGACCAGACGCCCGGCGGCCACCAGTGGCTCTTTGTTCGCCAGGGCCACGTCGATGCCGGCGCCGATCGCAGCCATCACCGGAGCCAGACCGGCGATCCCCGAGACGGCACCGACCACCAGGTCCGGTCGCACCTCGCGGATCTGGTCACAGAGGGCCTCGGAACCGACGGCGACCTGGGCGGTTCCGGCGCTTGCCCGCAGGCTCGCACCGGCCTCCTCGTCGCCCATGCCCAGATGCTGCACACCCAACTCCTGCGCCTGTGACAGGAGGCCCTGGACGTCATGCCCGGCGGCAAGCCCCACGACCTCGAAGGCACCGGGGTGTTGGGCGATCACATCAAGAGTCTGACGGCCAATCGATCCGGTTGAGCCAAGTAGGAAAAGACGCTTAATACTGTCCACCAACCGAGAGACATCCCCACGGGGACGTGCACCATGATGACACGTAATATGCTAACGCTAGGATAGGGGTGGTTGGTTCGCAAAGTCAAGACCGGGGACCAGATGCGAGGTAAAGGGGGCCCTCCCCCGGTGGGAAGACCAGGAGGAGGGCCCCGCAAGATGCGTCCCTATCCGCGGCTGAAGAGCCCTGCGCTACCCGTGACCTCGCCGCCGCCGCGACCGTCGCGCTGGATGATCTCAGCGGCGTTCTCGGCAACCTTGCGAAAGGCCAGTGCGTACTGCTCGATGACCTGTGGCCGATAGTGCTTGAACCACGGGGTGTGGTAGACCCGCTCGGGCACACTCTCGGTGACCGGGAGGCTTCCCTTGGGCTGCCGCAGGTCGCGGTTCGAGTTGGCGATGATCGTGGGCTTGCCGTGGCCGTAGATGTCGGCGTCATGGAACAGGGCATGGGTGTGCAACGGGAAGTTCGCACCTGGACTGGTGGAGCAGCCCTCAGCGGAGACTGCGGCGCAGAACTTGGAGACATGGAGGCCGTCCAGCTCCTCCGGTACGTAGATCCCGTGAGCCGCGTACCAGCCGCCGTTGTGTGATCCTGAGCCCTTCGGCGGACGGTGTGCGCGAAGGCCGGGGACGCCCTCGAGCAAGTCCCAGAAGTAGTTCATTGCCTTCTGGATCTCGTCCATGCGCTCCTGGTAGTGCCGTAGCTGGACCCGACCGACCGCCGAGGAGAGCTGGTGCATGCGGTACTTGTAGCCGCCCATGGGCAGCCCGGCGAAGGGTGCCAGTGAAGGGTCGGTGCAGACGGCTTTGGTGCGCTCGTAATGCCCCCAGGCGATCACTCGCTGATAGAGCAGGTCGTCGTTGGTGAGCAGCACTCCACCTTCGCCGACTGCGAGCGCCTTGCCGGACATGATCGACATGGCGTTGCAGTGACCGATGGTTCCAACCAGACGCCCCTTGTAGCGCGCTCCGTGGGCGTGGCTGACGTCCTCGATGACCTTGATCTCGTGCTTCTCGGCGATCTCCATGATCGGGTCCATGTCCGCCGGGTGGCCGCAGTAATGGACCGGGACGATGGCCTTGGTGCGGTCCGTGATGCGGTGTTCGATGTCGGCCGGGTCGAGGCACAGGGTCATGGGGTCGACCTCGGCGAAGACGATGGTGGCGCCCAGACTGAAGGCCGGCAGCCCGCTGGCCCAGTAGGTCAGGCTCGGGCAGATGATCTCGTCTCCGACGCTGACTCCGCAGGCCCACATCGCGGCCTGGAGCGCACCGGTACCGCTGCTGTGGCCGACGGCATGCTTCATGCCGTGCCACTGGGCGAAGTCCTTCTCGAACTCGGCGGTAACGTCAGTGCCCGACATCCCGCCGCGGCGCAGGACCTCGAGAACGGCGTCCTCATCCTCCTGGGTGATGATCGGCCACGTGAACATGTCCCCCGGGTCGCACTGAAGGGCTTTGGGTCCTCCGTACAAGGCAAGCTGACTCTCCGGCATGGACGTTTCCTCCCTGGCATCGTCAGTCTCGTCGCTACGACCGGCCCGGCAAGGGCGTGCTCAAGGGAGCGCGCCACGGGTACCTTCAGTCTTCAACTGCTGTAGCCCCGGCTGCCGCCGCAAGGCCCTTCCACAGGCCCAGGGCATCACCGTTGGCCTTGAACCCGCCGCCGTCCACGTCCACATAGATCGGATTGCTGACGGCGAGCGGGACTCCGCCTCCCTTGCGACCGCCCATCACCGGCGCCAGGGTCAGCCCCTCCCCGACCGCGACGACGACCAGATGCGCGTCGCCGGAGAGCGTGACCGGGAGGTCCTGGTCAAACCGCACCACGCCGCGAGGGAAGGCCTGCGGGTGAGTGCGGCGAGTCAGGTTCAGCGCGGGATCGGGGCGGCCGTTCACAAGCACCTGCACGCGGTTGATGTCGACCCAGTTGGCGCACTGCACTCTCACGTGGAGCCTGACCTTCCCGTCGGGAGCGGAAAGGTCGTCGCCCGGGTGAGCGGTGCCGGCCCGAACCTCCAGGTACGGGCCAGTGCTCATCACGACATGCCCCGCCTTGACCTGCCGCACCATCTCCAGGATGCCGATGCGCCGCGGTTCGTCTGTGGAGCACTCGATGTAGTTGCGCTGAAGACCATTCCCGTGAAAGGTCGTGTGGGTGTCCGTGTTGGCGACCCCGGTGAGCCGGAAGCCCTGGTTCACCACAGCGAGCCAGTTGGAGGCGAAGTTCGACTTGGCAGCGAGGGGATTGCTCATGGCCTCGACGGCCTTGAGGTAGCGCTGCGCCTCACGAAAGCCGCCATCGAACTTCCCGTCGCTGTCCTTGTCGAAGTACGCCCGGCGCAGGTCGGGATGGTTGAACTGGACCAGCTTTTCGCTGTCATGATTCCAGTGGTAGATGCGCGATACCTGCGCGTCGAGGTCGCCGCCTGCGGGAATGCCCCCGTTGGCCTGACTGTGCAGCTTGATGGGGAGCGGGAAAGCGTTCTCGTGGGTCTGCGCACCCGGGCCGGAGATCTCCTCGCCCAGGGCGGTCTTCAGCCACCGCCCGAGGTGGAGTTGGTCAATCGCAGGCTGCCAGGGGACGATGCGCACGTGGTCGGTAGAGGGTGCGAACTCGATCCCTTCGGCGGCCAGGTTAAGCACGCGGCCGGTCGTCTCGACGAAGTTGTCGCCGGATTCTGAAGTGTGACCGTGGAGGTCGGCGGCGATCACGCCCCGGGTGTCGACTACCCGGCGCAGTGTGGCCCAGACCGGTGCGAACTGCTCGGCAACCACCTGGACGTGGCGGTACACCGCGTCGTACTCGGGACCGCGGCTGATGACGACGTTGTAGGCTCCCGGCGGCAGGGCCTGTCGGAAGCTCCCGGTCTCGGTGTAGCGTAGGTTCTTGACGCCGAAGGTGACGCAACCCGGTCCAAGTTCCGGGTCGGAAAGCCCTGGCGTGACGGCAAGAAACTGGACCTTACAGGGGATCTCTCCCCCATCTTCACCGACGACCTGCACCTCCACACCGGCCGCGCGAGCCATCTGCACTACTGTCGGCGATACCGAGGCGCCCGCCGGGATCTCTAGCTCCTGGGAGACGTCAGGGCGGCCGAGACTCGTGACCGTAAGGGTGTACTGACCCGGCGGAAGGGATATCTGGGCCCGTCCGCGGGAATCGGTGGCACCGGAAGCAAGCTGGCGCTCTGCCTGCCTGAGGGTAACCTGAGCTCCTGGGATCGGTGCGCCGAGGCGGTCCTGGACTTGCACCTGGCACGTGCCGCAGGCGACTGACTCCAGCGATAGCAGGGCTGCCTGCAGTTGGAGCTGATCACGGGCGGCCAGGAGTCGTCGCGACCAGGTTAGCTCTGCGCCGGGGGCGATAGTGACCGGGCTGCCTGACCCCAGACGAGTGTAGCCGAGGCTCATGCCGTTCTCGCGGCCGGTGGTGGGAGTAGTGGTGAAGGTGCCCTCGTCGGCCAGAACCGCATAGGCTGCCTGGGCCCACTTGTCGTAGGCCCAGTAGGCGCGGGACAGAGGAGCGAGGCCCTGGCCGAAGTTGCCCTCGGTGCGAAGCTTGTCGCCTACGCGCCAATTGAGAGGTTTCGGGGAAGTGTTGCAGACTCGCGTGAATATGGTGACAAAGGGCTGATTGTCGGCCAGCACGTAGTCGGTCTCAACCAGGAAGGGCTCGGCTTCCGTCGCAGGATGGGTGACGCGCAGGCGGACCTCAGGGCCGGTGCGGGTGATCACCTCAGCCTGCGAGTAGGTGACCTCCTGCCCACCCTTGGCCGGGAGGAAGGCCTGAAGCTGGTCGTTGTTGTTGGCGCGGGTGGTGAGGTCCATCAGCATCCCACGCGCATCCGGCTGCATGGTGTTGCCCATGCGGAAGGGCTCGGAGGCCGTGTCCGCGACGACGGCCAGT harbors:
- the dxr gene encoding 1-deoxy-D-xylulose-5-phosphate reductoisomerase, with product MKRLFLLGSTGSIGRQTLDVIAQHPGAFEVVGLAAGHDVQGLLSQAQELGVQHLGMGDEEAGASLRASAGTAQVAVGSEALCDQIREVRPDLVVGAVSGIAGLAPVMAAIGAGIDVALANKEPLVAAGRLVTTAAARSGSKLLPIDSEISAVFQCLEGRPREQLHQVLLTASGGAFRDYPREKLAEVTPEMALNHPTWRMGRKITVDCATLANKGFEVFELRWMFGLEFSQIRVLLHHQSILHSMIELVDGSTIAQLGPADMRFAIQYALTWPERWPNEYPKLDLAQIGKLTFGEPDFDRFPLLRLAYEAGEADQSYPCVLNAANEQAVELFLEGRIRFTEIAELVARVLGAHEPLNPRSLEDIATVDRWARGQVLSLLTT
- a CDS encoding DegT/DnrJ/EryC1/StrS family aminotransferase; the protein is MPESQLALYGGPKALQCDPGDMFTWPIITQEDEDAVLEVLRRGGMSGTDVTAEFEKDFAQWHGMKHAVGHSSGTGALQAAMWACGVSVGDEIICPSLTYWASGLPAFSLGATIVFAEVDPMTLCLDPADIEHRITDRTKAIVPVHYCGHPADMDPIMEIAEKHEIKVIEDVSHAHGARYKGRLVGTIGHCNAMSIMSGKALAVGEGGVLLTNDDLLYQRVIAWGHYERTKAVCTDPSLAPFAGLPMGGYKYRMHQLSSAVGRVQLRHYQERMDEIQKAMNYFWDLLEGVPGLRAHRPPKGSGSHNGGWYAAHGIYVPEELDGLHVSKFCAAVSAEGCSTSPGANFPLHTHALFHDADIYGHGKPTIIANSNRDLRQPKGSLPVTESVPERVYHTPWFKHYRPQVIEQYALAFRKVAENAAEIIQRDGRGGGEVTGSAGLFSRG
- a CDS encoding CehA/McbA family metallohydrolase, encoding MLRLRVGSPLHLSCLAFLSLCALLPVTAPGAQIVRLDAGTWSCAPGGREVDAIYGDYLLRSDQILAVVADTASEPFRMGNTMQPDARGMLMDLTTRANNNDQLQAFLPAKGGQEVTYSQAEVITRTGPEVRLRVTHPATEAEPFLVETDYVLADNQPFVTIFTRVCNTSPKPLNWRVGDKLRTEGNFGQGLAPLSRAYWAYDKWAQAAYAVLADEGTFTTTPTTGRENGMSLGYTRLGSGSPVTIAPGAELTWSRRLLAARDQLQLQAALLSLESVACGTCQVQVQDRLGAPIPGAQVTLRQAERQLASGATDSRGRAQISLPPGQYTLTVTSLGRPDVSQELEIPAGASVSPTVVQMARAAGVEVQVVGEDGGEIPCKVQFLAVTPGLSDPELGPGCVTFGVKNLRYTETGSFRQALPPGAYNVVISRGPEYDAVYRHVQVVAEQFAPVWATLRRVVDTRGVIAADLHGHTSESGDNFVETTGRVLNLAAEGIEFAPSTDHVRIVPWQPAIDQLHLGRWLKTALGEEISGPGAQTHENAFPLPIKLHSQANGGIPAGGDLDAQVSRIYHWNHDSEKLVQFNHPDLRRAYFDKDSDGKFDGGFREAQRYLKAVEAMSNPLAAKSNFASNWLAVVNQGFRLTGVANTDTHTTFHGNGLQRNYIECSTDEPRRIGILEMVRQVKAGHVVMSTGPYLEVRAGTAHPGDDLSAPDGKVRLHVRVQCANWVDINRVQVLVNGRPDPALNLTRRTHPQAFPRGVVRFDQDLPVTLSGDAHLVVVAVGEGLTLAPVMGGRKGGGVPLAVSNPIYVDVDGGGFKANGDALGLWKGLAAAAGATAVED